Proteins from one Mycobacterium adipatum genomic window:
- a CDS encoding MbtH family protein translates to MSNNPFDDEDGTFYVLMNDEEQHSLWPTFAEFPAGWRVVFGESSRADCLAYVEENWSDLRPRSLRDAMS, encoded by the coding sequence ATGAGCAACAACCCGTTCGATGACGAGGACGGCACCTTCTACGTCCTGATGAACGACGAGGAGCAACACAGCCTGTGGCCGACCTTCGCCGAGTTCCCGGCCGGGTGGCGGGTCGTGTTCGGGGAGAGCAGCCGAGCGGACTGCCTGGCCTATGTGGAGGAGAACTGGTCGGACCTGCGGCCCAGAAGCCTGCGCGACGCCATGTCCTAA
- a CDS encoding DUF998 domain-containing protein has product MKVVRNAVPARRGRAAALLWLLAAAGYLLAEAFAAAALPGYSYRTDYISTLGDPSVSPRAPLMNAAFAVQGVCFAAAALLVAAARKQLWFLAFAVGNGIGNVLIAVVHSGQGNPAHIVGAVLAIVGGNAAALAGSGAPLAAAYRTASITLGALGLVCLLVTATAPSQVGGWERGSVYPIFAWQILTAVMLLRAGPKQRS; this is encoded by the coding sequence GTGAAGGTCGTCCGGAATGCTGTTCCGGCGAGGAGGGGGCGCGCGGCCGCGCTGCTGTGGCTGCTGGCCGCGGCCGGGTACCTGCTCGCCGAGGCATTCGCCGCGGCGGCGCTGCCCGGGTACAGCTACCGCACCGACTACATCAGCACCCTCGGTGACCCCAGCGTTTCCCCGCGGGCCCCGTTGATGAACGCGGCCTTCGCCGTCCAGGGCGTGTGCTTCGCGGCCGCCGCGCTACTCGTCGCCGCAGCACGAAAACAGTTGTGGTTCTTGGCCTTCGCCGTCGGCAACGGTATCGGCAACGTGCTGATCGCCGTCGTGCACAGTGGGCAGGGTAACCCCGCGCATATCGTCGGGGCGGTGCTGGCGATCGTCGGCGGGAACGCGGCCGCCCTGGCCGGATCGGGTGCGCCCCTGGCGGCGGCCTACCGGACGGCGTCGATCACACTGGGCGCGCTGGGCCTGGTCTGCCTGCTGGTCACGGCCACCGCGCCGAGTCAGGTGGGCGGCTGGGAACGCGGCAGCGTCTACCCGATCTTCGCCTGGCAGATCCTCACCGCGGTGATGCTGCTGCGCGCCGGGCCGAAACAGCGTTCCTGA